The following are encoded together in the Cicer arietinum cultivar CDC Frontier isolate Library 1 chromosome 2, Cicar.CDCFrontier_v2.0, whole genome shotgun sequence genome:
- the LOC101494739 gene encoding alpha-xylosidase 1-like, with translation MVNPHSLVSLCLSFLLLTLFLYASEVSSSSNATKIGQGYSLISIAETPDGALVGFLQVKQKTKIYGPDIPLLRFYAKHETENRLRVHITDANKQRWEVPYNLIPREQPPALTQTIGKFKKAPIEVSEYSGSELLFSYISDPFSFSVKRKSNGETLFNSTSSSSDPFSSLVFKDQYLEISTKLPKDASLYGLGENTQPHGIKLYPSDPYTLYTTDISAINLNADLYGSHPMYMDLRNNDGKASAHAVLLLNSNGMDVFYKGTSLTYKVIGGVFDFYFFSGPTPLNVVDQYTSLIGRPAAMPYWAFGFHQCRWGYHNLSVVEDVVENYKKAQIPLDVIWNDDDHMDGHKDFTLNPNNYPRPKLLNFLNKIHSIGMKYIVIIDPGIAVNSSYGVYQRGLANDVFIKYEGEPFLAQVWPGAVNFPDFLNPNTVSWWADEIRRFHELVPVDGLWIDMNEASNFCSGKCEIPKGKQCPTGTGPGWICCLDCKNITKTRWDDPPYKINASGIQAPIGYKTIATSAVHYKGILEYDAHSIYGFSQSVATHKGLLGIEGKRPFILSRSTYVGSGKYAAHWTGDNQGTWENLKYSISTMLNFGIFGVPMVGSDICGFYPQPTEELCNRWIEVGAFYPFSRDHANYYSPRQELYQWDSVAQSARNALGIRYKILPYLYTLNYEAHVSGAPIARPLFFTFPNYAQCYDLSTQFLLGNSLMISPVLEQGKTQVKALFPPGSWYSLLDWTQTITSKDGIYVTLDAPLHVVNVHLYQNTILPMQQGGLISKDARTTPFTLVVTFPAGATEGDAKGTLFIDEDELPEIKLGNGYSTYVDLHASIEQGGVKVWSEVQEGKYALDKGLIIDSISVLGLDGKGAIGAIELDGKPLIGVSDVKVTTTEHENLDGQNGENKTVMVALKGLNIPVGKNFALTWKMG, from the exons ATGGTTAATCCTCACAGTTTAGTTTCTCTATGTCTGTCATTTCTTCTTCTTACTCTTTTTCTTTATGCATCTGAGGTGAGTTCTTCCTCAAATGCCACTAAAATTGGTCAAGGCTATAGCCTTATCTCCATTGCAGAGACCCCTGATGGTGCCCTTGTTGGTTTCCTTCAAGTTAAGCAGAAAACCAAAATCTATGGTCCTGATATTCCCCTTCTAAGGTTCTATGCCAA GCATGAAACAGAGAACCGTTTAAGGGTACACATTACAGATGCAAACAAGCAAAGATGGGAAGTTCCATACAACCTAATACCAAGGGAACAACCACCAGCATTAACACAAACCATAGGAAAGTTCAAAAAAGCCCCTATTGAAGTTTCAGAGTATTCAGGTTCTGAGCTTCTATTCAGCTACATTTCCGACCCATTTAGTTTTTCAgtgaaaagaaaatcaaatggTGAAACCCTTTTCAACTCTACCTCAAGTTCTTCAGACCCTTTTAGTTCACTTGTTTTCAAAGACCAATACCTTGAGATTTCAACAAAATTACCAAAAGATGCATCTTTATATGGTTTGGGAGAAAACACACAACCACATGGGATTAAATTATATCCAAGTGACCCTTACACTTTGTATACAACTGATATATCAGCTATTAATCTTAATGCTGATTTGTATGGATCACACCCTATGTATATGGATCTAAGAAATAATGATGGTAAAGCTTCTGCACATGctgttttgttgttgaataGCAATGGAATGGATGTTTTTTATAAAGGAACTTCTCTTACTTATAAGGTTATTGGTGGTGTGTTTGATTTTTACTTCTTTTCTGGACCTACCCCTTTGAATGTTGTTGATCAGTATACTTCTTTGATTGGAAGACCAGCTGCTATGCCTTACTGGGCTTTTG GATTCCATCAATGCAGATGGGGATATCACAATCTATCAGTGGTAGAAGATGTTGTGGAGAATTACAAAAAGGCTCAAATCCCACTCGATGTGATTTGGAACGACGACGATCACATGGACGGACACAAAGACTTCACACTCAATCCAAACAACTACCCTCGTCCGAAGCTTCTAAACTTCTTGAACAAGATACACAGCATTGGCATGAAATACATTGTCATTATTGACCCTGGAATCGCTGTTAACTCTAGTTACGGTGTATATCAAAGGGGTTTAGCCAACGATGTTTTCATTAAGTACGAAGGTGAACCTTTCTTGGCTCAGGTTTGGCCTGGGGCGGTTAACTTTCCCGATTTTCTCAATCCAAACACGGTATCTTGGTGGGCTGACGAGATCCGTCGCTTCCACGAACTTGTACCTGTTGATGGCCTATGGATTGACATGAACGAAGCTTCGAATTTCTGTTCCGGTAAATGCGAAATTCCCAAGGGAAAGCAGTGTCCGACTGGAACAGGACCTGGATGGATATGTTGCTTGGATTGCAAGAATATTACCAAAACAAGATGGGATGATCCTCCTTACAAAATTAACGCCTCTGGAATACAAGCTCCGATTGGATACAAAACAATAGCCACTAGTGCAGTTCACTATAAAGGCATCTTGGAGTATGATGCTCATAGTATCTATGGTTTCTCTCAATCAGTTGCAACTCACAAGGGTCTTCTCGGTATCGAAGGTAAAAGGCCTTTCATTTTGTCGCGATCCACTTATGTCGGTTCGGGTAAATACGCTGCACATTGGACTGGTGACAATCAAGGAACATGGGAGAATTTGAAGTATTCAATATCCacaatgctgaattttggtatATTTGGTGTGCCGATGGTTGGTTCTGACATATGTGGATTCTATCCACAACCAACTGAAGAACTATGCAATAGATGGATTGAAGTTGGAGCTTTCTACCCTTTCTCAAGAGATCATGCCAACTACTATTCCCCTAGACAAGAACTTTATCAATGGGATTCAGTAGCTCAATCAGCAAGAAATGCTTTAGGTATAAGGTATAAGATACTTCCATATCTTTACACCTTAAACTATGAAGCTCATGTTAGTGGAGCACCAATAGCAAGACCACTTTTCTTCACTTTCCCGAATTACGCCCAATGCTACGATCTCAGCACACAGTTTCTCCTAGGAAACAGTCTCATGATATCTCCGGTGCTCGAGCAAGGAAAAACACAAGTGAAAGCATTGTTTCCACCCGGTAGCTGGTACAGCTTACTCGATTGGACGCAAACCATCACATCGAAAGATGGTATCTACGTTACGCTTGACGCTCCTCTTCATGTGGTGAATGTTCATTTATATCAGAACACAATTCTTCCAATGCAGCAAGGTGGATTGATCTCTAAGGATGCTAGAACGACGCCTTTCACACTCGTTGTAACGTTCCCGGCTGGCGCAACAGAAGGAGATGCTAAAGGGACACTTTTCATTGATGAGGATGAATTGCCGGAAATCAAGCTTGGAAATGGATATTCAACTTATGTTGATCTCCATGCTAGTATTGAACAAGGAGGTGTTAAAGTTTGGTCAGAAGTTCAAGAGGGTAAGTATGCATTAGACAAAGGTTTGATAATTGATTCAATTTCTGTGTTGGGATTGGATGGTAAAGGAGCAATTGGTGCAATTGAGTTAGATGGAAAGCCACTAATTGGTGTGTCAGATGTGAAAGTTACTACAACTGAACATGAGAACTTGGATGGTCAAAATGGAGAAAATAAAACTGTGATGGTAGCATTGAAAGGCTTGAACATCCCTGTTGGTAAAAACTTTGCTCTGACATGGAAAATGGGATGA